The nucleotide window TACAATCCGAATTTTAAACGGAATTTTGAGCATAAATAAAAAGCAAAGTAAAAACTTCGTTTGGTCGTCGCAATCTCCAAATTTCTGATGCCAAACTCGGCGCGGCGAATACAAAACCTCTTGGTTTTTTGGGTCAAATTTATATTCAATATGTTTCCTGCAAAAATCCCAAAGTTTGCGCAAAGTTTGATTTAAAAGCAGTATTCCGTTTGCATCGTAAACCGCTACATTGGCCAATAATGGCCGCAATTGTTCGGCGTTTTTTTCGATGTCTTCAAACAAAAATCCTACTGTTTGCCCTGCGTCTGCTCTATCGCTTAATTTGATGGCCAAACCTGAAGGTTTACTCACTTTTGAAAGATTGTTAGTTGTTATTGTCATATACTAACCTCCTCATTTAGTGGTATTTTAAGCCCTTCGGCTCTAATAAATCCTTTTACCCTTAAAGTCAAACCCGCCTTTTGCCCAATGGCTAATTTTAGCATGGTTTCGGCTGCTTTTATCTTGTCTCCCGAAAATAGATATTGTACCACATTGGCGTTAGATACGCTAAAATTTAGCTCAGGTATTAATGTTTGAGCATTGGGTTGCAAGCTAACGCCTTGCGTAAGTGGTACATCTTGGCTTGCTAATAATTTAGTCCCGTCTTTATCATAAATCTCTACTTGAATTTGTTGTAAATTATATAAAGTAGGGGAGAAATTAGAAATAGCCATTACTACTTTTAGCGGCAAACTTTGGATTGATGAAAACCCTAATTTACCCACCGAAAAACTCGAAATAAGCGGCTTTAATTGGTCGGCTCTGAATGCTTTTTGCAGGTATTCCCAAACTGCCATTAATAAGGCTATTATCAATCCAAGCCCTAATATTTTACCGACAATATTTTTTGCCATTGTCTTTATTATTTTTTCATATTGTGAATGCTTTTTTTAAGTGAAACTTGTATCTTTGTTTTGTCGTGCTGTATTGTTGAATGCAAAGGTATATTCCGAAAAAATAACGTTTCCGATTACGTCCGCTTTCGTCTCCTTTCGTTCCCTATTTTCCGTTATTTTCCGTTTTAATCCGCTTTAACATTGTTTACCTAATGCCATGAAAGAAAAAGAAGCCAATAACTTTAACTTTACTGCTATGAGTAAAGCCCAAATAACAGAAGCGTATAATTTCAGGGATTTCAAATCTGTACACGCACGAATAAAAGATATTGTAAATATTGGTCGCCGAAAAATGTTCACACCCAAAGAAGTATCTTTAATCGTGGACGCGCTCGGACCTTTTGGTAGTAAGCCATAAAAAAAGCCCCAAAAACGGGGCTTTTTTTATATAGGTACAGGTAATATATTTTTAATCTGCGTACCAATTAAATACATTACTGTACGCAAAAAACAATACAAGGGCGGTTAATCCGATAAAAAACACAACAAACTCTTTTGTTATGGTCTTTTTTATGAATAATTGCCTTACAAAAAAAATAAGTGATACTATTGTCGCCGCAAGTAAACCTACACTGACAAGGTGATGTAACTCATACCCTGTCAGTGTTTTGGGGTCGCTGGCTGGGGTGTATCCAAAAGTATATGCCAAAAAATAAAATGATAAAATCCAAACTACACACGCGTAAGGACTGAACGCTACTACTTTATTATTCATGGTTATTTTATTTTATTGAAAAGGTCGTTCCATCCCTCGTCTGGAGGGCTCTTTAATGGTTTTGTTCTAAAAGGATAGGCTACTAACTCTAACACATCAGCATAAACCACACTGTAAGTAATTGTACTATCTTCGTTAATGGTAACGGTAGTGCCGTCTGATACTTTGTAAATCTTGCCATTGAACGCAAAGCCATCTATTTTGCTTATAGTTGCCGTATTGGACGCTAAAGAAGCGGCCTTTGTTCCTTCTTCGGGTTTAAACCATATATCTATATTGGTTTTATTGGTTAGCCAACTTATGTTTTTTCGCCTATTTCGCTGGAAAAGACTATGTAAAATTGCAGCTAAAAAGGCTAAAACAAAAGCAGCAACTCCTTTATTTTTTGTACTCATAACGTAGGTATTTTTTTGATATTTCGATTATACTCTAAAGAAATTAGGTTGCACCACCAAACCCTGCATAGCCCTCTTTCGTGCTATTTCAAAATTCTTTAAATCCAATTCAAAGGCGTAAATATTACGATTAAGCTCACGGCTCACCAGTGATGTTGTGGCACTGCCTGCAAACGCATCAAGAACAGTGTCCCCTTCCTGCGTGCTGTCTATAATAATCTTTGTAATAACCTCAATCGTCTTTTGCGTGTCGTGCACCTTTTCGCCGTTGGTTTTCTTTGCGCCCGAACTAAACCCTGCGCTTTTTCCATACATTAGAACCGCCCCGATTAATATTGCAACCTTCTTTTGTGCCGAATATTATAAATTCATGTGAAAAATTGTAGTGATTGCCTGCCATATTTCCTTTATCCCAAACAATTAAATTTTTCTGCTTTAAAACAGAATTGAATATAGGATAAAAAAATGCGTAACTTCTAAAATCACAGAAAAAAAATACTTCTCCGTCGTCTTGTAATACTCTTTTGAATTGTGCGAACAATTGCGAAAAAAAGGGGGCACAAATGGCCAAATCAACAAAAGAGCCTTTCTGCCCGTTGTGTGTCATTCCCAAAAAATACGGCGGGTCGGCTATAATTGTTTTGATGGATTTATCAGGCAAATATTTAATGCCTTCTAAAATATCCATTTGATAAATGTGATTAGGTAATACTTTCATTTGCATTGTAATTTTTTGATGATTAAATTAACGTAAATATAATGTTTTTAAACAAAAAAAACACCCTGTTACGGGTGCTTTTTTTTGTTTAAATCAAAGCTCTATTGCGGCTTTTGTCAGGTCTTCAACATCCCCGAAAAAATACATAAATAGTTCCCTTCCTGAATAAGAAACAGCAAGGCATAAATATATTTTATTTTCGTCTTCCACTGTTTCTATTCTCAGGATTTGAGAGGGATTAAACAACTCTGCTATATTCTCTTTTTCGCTTTCGTCCGAACCGAAATGTAGAGGATAAAATTTTGCCATAAATAAATACTATTTGCATGGGTTATTTTGTGATTAAATCAAAGCTCTATTGCGGCTTTTTCAAACTCTAACAATGTTCCTGAAAAAAACACGTAAAATTCGCGTTCTTCCTTTTTAACCAAAACCCTTAAATACTTGGATTCTAATCTTCTTTCCACGGCAAATCTACCAACAAGAACTTCTTCTGTATCTATTTCTCTGATAGAAATAATCTGGGAGACATTGAATAATTCCACCACTTCCCTGTGTTCTGGTTGAAGCTCGTACTTTAGAGGGTAAAACTTTGCCATAAATAAATACTGTTTGCATGGGTTATTTTATAATTAAATCAAAGCTCTATTGCGGCTTTTTCAAACTCCAACAACGAACCTAAAAAATACATAAAAGTGTGATAGTTTAAGAAAGAAAAACGTAATACACAGGACTACCAAAGTAATGACTTGACGTAATTTTGTATTTAATTCTTAACTCCTCAAATTCTTTTTTACTCACGCCAAATTTTTCAGGATTAAACTTGTCAACTTCGCCCAAACACTTCATATTAGGGTAATTATCCCTTATAAAACCAACAGCTTGCTGATTGCTTAATTTGTCTGGAATGGCTAAAAAAGAGAATAAACCTGCATTTATCATAATGCTTGATTTTATTTATAATTGATTAAATAATGAACAAATTCTTCTTGTGCGCCTGTCGCGGCTGCCTGCTTGTTGTTTTGTAGAAACAACCAATAATCTGCCCAACCTTTAAAGTTAATACAGGATTTTTTGTAGCCTAATTCCTTGTAAATAGAACACGAAAAATCCAAAGAAGAAACGCTACTGTGATTGAGTGAAAAGAGGCAAAACTTATGCAACAAAACAGTTTCTATTGGCCTGTATTTGTATGGCTGCTTTGCGTTATTTTCGTAGAAAGCAACTACTTTTCCAAGCTCTGGGTCGTCGTGCCATTCAGATATATCTTGCATCGGTTCGGATAATGGCAAGCTTAAAACACGAAAAAAAGCGGTTTGGTTGTTGTAATCTAAGTTGCAATACACGTTAGCTATTTCTTTTTTATTTTGTTGAATTTTTTTTGCGATATACTTTATATCGCCCTTATATCCTTTATTGTGGTAGTGCGCAAAATAAGTATTAATACTATTTTGTGTCATTTTTTGAAACGCACGCAATGCAGGGATAATTTTATTCAAAATAACCACACCTTGTGCGGCGGTTGGTGCGTTTTCGTAAACGTCTGTTGTTGTTTGGTTTTGCATAAAAAAAGGATTAAAATTTAAAATAATCAGTATATAAAATGGCTGCAAAAAACATAAGGCTTGCACCCAAAAACAGCCCGTAACAAAATGCGGCAAAGCTGCTTAATAGATTGATTTTATTTAGTAGATTCCACATGGCTAATAATGGTTTTGAAATTGATTAATCGTGCGTGTGATGGCCTCGACTGCCTGCGGCGGCTGCACTGCCTTTTGGCCAAAATCTAATTCAATCGGGGCGGCTGGTGCGTCGGTGCATATCGTGCGGCTCGTTTGCACCTGCTCCATTGTCAGGCCGCTGTACGCTTCGGTTTGGGTTAAGAAGTTTTTGGGCTTCGTGCCTGCAAAACCTGTTATTAGTTCGGGTTTGCCGTTGGGGTCTAAAATTGTATTGTAGTATATAAAAGCCCTCCAAAGCCTGCCCGAAACATTGAGTTTTTGAACGTATTGGATAAACTTGATGTATCCATTGTATTCATTCAGGGTCTCGTATTGCATTGTTCCGTTTCTTTCGTCTTCAAAGTCCATAGACCAGAAACGGGCAATGTTTTGCGTTTTACTCTTATAATGATTCTCGTTATAATACAATTGCATTACAAAAAGGGAATCGCTCTCGCTGGACGGCAATAACACGCGCCCTGCTTTTTTATCAGAAATTAGCATAGGATTGGAATTAAAATTTGGAGAAACCACCAAAAAGGGCTATAATTGCAGTGCTACATGCTTTTGCGCCCCTTTGGCCTCTGTAGTCGGCGAGTTTAACAAAACATTACACTGTACGCATTGTTTTTGCGGTCTATGTGGCCGCCGCGCCCCGCCCCCTGTTATTTTTTTTGTAAAAAAGTCCTTAGTCGCAAAACTCAATTCATAACACTGCAAAAATGTTAAACTTTAAGCCGTTAAAGGGCAATTTTCATTTCAGTTTTTTAACAGTCCGAGACTTATCCACATATCCACCGCTTAGTTACTATTAAATAGTTTTTTATATGTAATACCTTTTACTTTTGAAAAGTTACTATTTAATATGTGCCGCAAATTGCGGTATATGCAAAAAGAAGTGTCGTTGATTTTCAGTTGATTAGTGAGAATTTCAATTTTTCGGTTAAGCTGTGTTAAATTCGCGTAGAATGGCATAACACAGTACACAGGAACGGCAATACAAGGGCTTTGATTTGATGCCTCAAATTTCGCGGGGCTAACGTATGGGCTTTGGGCGGCCTCTTCGTCTGTCATATAGTACTCGTACAGGCTTTGGCCGTCGCCGTCGTCTCCTGCTTCAACAAATACCACTTCTGCTTCTTGCACGGCTATCAGTTCGGCGGGTTGTTGGCCTGTAACTGTGGTTGCTTCTGTTGTGGTTGCTTCTACTGCCTGCACTGGCTCTCCCTCCACTGGCTCGGTCTGTACTTGCTTGCGTGGCTTCCTGTGCTTTTTGACTAATCCAAGATTGGGGTTGATGTCGTCTTCTTTTTCCTGCTCTATGAGCTTTACAATAGCCTCGCTATTGATGGCCGTCAAGTCCACCTTATAAACTGTGTTGAATCGTGCAAAATGCCTATGCGTTGGCGCAATGTCAGTTTCTTGCAAGAAACCTAACACTAACATTTTTTTGATGTGACGCGCTGCACTGTCGGTGCTCTGGTTCATTGCACCCGCTAACATGGCCGTACTAAATTCCACGTAATAATCTTGTAATTGTGAAAAAGAGGCCGCAAAGAGATTAACTACATTTTTGATGGCCGTTAAAAATGTACCTCTGATTGTATGACGCAATAATTTGCAAGTAAAATTATACTCAGCGATGCGCGTTTTGAGCAAATCGAACATTTCCGTTACGGCTGTTTTCGGGCTTTTTTTAGCCCGAAAAACAACATTAGTAGCCGTATTATTACCAATTGTATTATTACAAATTACATTAGCTGCATTGCCAATAATTGGCGCGTGTAGCAGGCTTGGGCGTGTAGTTATTTGCATGACTAAAAAAGTGAAAATTGAATGTTGGTTAATTTTACTAAAGCCTGTTTTTCTGTGTCATTGGCTGCCATCATGGCTATCTTGCGTAAAGTCGTGGTTTGCGTATAACGCAATTCAAACGCGCGGCCTTTTGACCTTTCCAAATACTCCGTGTCGGCTACATTTTTGAGATAATTAATTTCTTCTTCCGTTAGGGAAATTAAACAATTATCGTTAAGTTTGCCATACAAAACACCTGCAATAGGTTCTTTTATTTTATCCAATAAAGCAGATTTAAAAAAATCAACTTCTTTAGTTGAAAATATAAATTGAGTCATGGCTTTTGGTCGGTTTGGGTTGTAATTATTTCACCTGCATTTTCTAATAAAATGCGCATCTGCTCGGAAAATTCTGTCTTTGTGTGTATGTCGTAAATATCAATACCAGATTGTAGGTCTAATAAGATATTTTGAAGACTATCTGATTCCTCCGAATCCAATATATTATTAATATGATTGCGCAATACAAGCGCGTCTGCAATGTCGATTGCTAATAATACTTTTGCCATACTAATTTACATTAACAAATTCAACCATAAAACCGCGTTTTTCTAAACAAATAGCCAATTCTTTGGCTATTTCTTGACTCATTTTTTGCAGGTCAAGAGAAAATTTTTTACCTTTGCTTTGCATTTTAAAATATTCAATATACATACTTTTAATATTTAAGTTTAAAGCCCGTTTACGTCTGTATTTGGGCTTTTTTTACACAAGTGCACTTAAAATAAATGCACTTGTGCGCAAAATTCTGAAACCTTCTACTCCGTGTGCCCGAATAACTTCAAGGTAGGCACACAGCAACACACAAACTACTAAGGCGGGCGGTTCGGGTTGGGGATTTTAGATTGATTTTTCATTTATGAGATGATTTAGTTATTTTCCAATAATGATTTGGGTATTGATTTTAAAATAAAATACCTCGAAAGCTCGGGAGATAGCTGTATTTTTGGTGGCGGTGGCGGGTAAATACTCTCCTCGTCTGCTTCGTTTTTTACCAAATACTTAGCCAAAAATTCTAATTCCAAACGGCCAAATGTACCCCTGCTTAAGGCTGTTGTATATGCGCCTGTTGTCGATTTGAATTGCGATGCGTACAAGTTGGCTACCTCTGTTTTTAGTGGAGTAGGGAGCGTGCGCAAATACTCAATTACTGCGGCTTTGTTGATTCGTTTCATATATTAATCACCACATAAAGTGCCATAATATGGTTCTTTTTTTAAGGCATATTTAAAGCGAAAATGCCTTTCGCTTGCGTGTTTGGCTGCAAGCAATATGCTTGCTCTTAGGTCTGTTTTCGGATTGAAGTTTTCGTTTATAGTCTCCCAATAATTAGCCACTTCGATAAGCCAAAGAAATTGAATATAAGTAACTCGAATAGGTACAATTACCGTTGGTGATACAAGCTGAATATCTGCATTATACTTCCTTATTTTCGCACCTAAAATCTCCCTGCACGAACCTCTTTGTAGTTCAAAAGCGAAAGAAGCATTAATACACTTTTCTTTCTTAACCACTCTTACATACTGCTCAGCAAGTACTGCGCCTTGTGCGGCGGTTAAGTTGATAGTTAGGTATTTGGCTTCGTTATTCATCTTCATCAAAACGAAAAACGGTTGTATTCATTCGGGCGGCTATTTCCTCCTTGAACTCGTCTAATACAGGCACTATTTCAGATAAGAAAGCGTGCATAACTGCGTAACCTTTCCGTTTAGCTTCTTGCGACATTTCCCCGAACAATTGAGATGGTGAATCAAAGGCATTGGCTTGTTCGGATTGCGCTTGTTTTTCTGGCACCTCGTCGGCCAAATACAAAACAATAGGTTTGTTCACTCGTCCGTAACCATACCTAATAGAAAGAAAACGAATGCCAATATCTTTGGCCTTGTCAGCTATACGAGATAAGTGTCTAGCAATATAATTGCTATCTTCACCCTCTATGTTGATATGACAAATAGTAATTTCGTCAGGGTCTTTAATTGCAATTTCGCTATCACTATACAAGGATAGGCGTTTTGCCAAATTGTCTAATTCTTTAAGGCAATACGCTGGTTTGATAATTTGATTTTCCATTTTTTATAAGGGGGGGGGTTGTGAAAATTTATTTTTGAGGTTGTTTTTATTCGTATAGTTTAACGCTTGCTTTGAATTATTGAAATTCTTAGGTTTGAGTAGCCTTAGTAGGAGCTAAGGCTTTAAATTTTCTCAAACCTCAAAATCCCGATTAAAATGAATGAAATCGAAGAAGGAAATGTTGTTAGGCTGCTTAGTGATGAAGTAGCAGAAGTTAATTCAGCACCTACATTTACAGTTGGCTACAAATACACAGAAACATTAGATGGAATAGATGTTGAAATGGCTGTTTGTTATCACAGCAAGGGAAATAACATAGAATCCGTAAAAATCCCTGTCAGTGCACTTGCCGTTATTGCTTAATTGGTTTGCTTGGTTTTTCACAACCAACAATCCAGTTATACATAGTTTTGGCTTCGTGCATCTTGCTTAAAATGTCGCCTGCGCCTGCTGCCATTTCTAAGCATCTAAGGCGTAACGAAACATCAGTATTTGCATTTTCAACCAACTGCAACCCTTCTTTTTCGGGGGTTGCTTTTTCTTTGTCCTTACTCATAATTTTGTATTTTTAAAATGTGAAAATTGATTTTCGACGTTGTTTTTTGACTTTATAGGCCAAAATCTGATTTAGGACACTGTAATCAGTAGAAGTAAAATACCAACGACTAACAGATATAACGCGGCTACTTTCTTCCTTTTTGGGCTTACGGCCTTTAGGCTCTTTCTCCATACGGCTTAACTCCGTTTATCCAGTCCGTTACAGTTTGTTGATTCGGGTGTTCGTAGGCTGGATTAGTTACCCATTCGTAAAACTCTTCTGCTATCCGTGGGCTTGGTAGTGAGGATTGTCCGCTATACTCAACCCGTGCCAATTTCAAACACTCTAATCTGAGTAGCTTTTCCGATTCCGTGTAGGCGGGTTTTTCTTTGTTTTCCATAGTATTTACTGTTGAAAAGCCAAAAATATCCTTATGGATTTACTTTGTTTTGTCTCTTTCATTTCTTACTATTGTTCAAATTTTAACTTTTAAATCTTATAAGAAAATGAGCAAAACCGACCAGAACCAAAGCGGTAACAAAGCCAATGAGAAAACTAATTT belongs to Flexibacter flexilis DSM 6793 and includes:
- a CDS encoding DNA methyltransferase, with product MYGKSAGFSSGAKKTNGEKVHDTQKTIEVITKIIIDSTQEGDTVLDAFAGSATTSLVSRELNRNIYAFELDLKNFEIARKRAMQGLVVQPNFFRV
- a CDS encoding DNA methyltransferase encodes the protein MQMKVLPNHIYQMDILEGIKYLPDKSIKTIIADPPYFLGMTHNGQKGSFVDLAICAPFFSQLFAQFKRVLQDDGEVFFFCDFRSYAFFYPIFNSVLKQKNLIVWDKGNMAGNHYNFSHEFIIFGTKEGCNINRGGSNVWKKRRV